TTTAGCATCAATTGCTTTTACTACAGGATCATCTGGTAAAATTTTAGGTACTTGATCTGGTCTTACATCTTGTTCTTCAAAAACTTTCTGTGCTTCTTCTTCTGATAAAATTGTATGTTCAGGCACTAAATCGTGTTGTAAAATA
The genomic region above belongs to Methanosphaera sp. and contains:
- a CDS encoding DNA-directed RNA polymerase subunit H; the protein is MKVDILQHDLVPEHTILSEEEAQKVFEEQDVRPDQVPKILPDDPVVKAIDAKVGDLIKITRKSMTAGIFVSYRIVRE